One region of Miscanthus floridulus cultivar M001 chromosome 19, ASM1932011v1, whole genome shotgun sequence genomic DNA includes:
- the LOC136525816 gene encoding uncharacterized protein yields MAIPNYTYLKLKMPGPNDIITMSSAFSHSFTCDREHYKLTTTVVNSSELPRLGESSILAVSDCNQPTSSMAFQPLDETKVVGIDPIDPTKTVRIRTQLPAK; encoded by the coding sequence atggcaatccctaactacacctacctcaagctgaagatgccaggaccgaatgaCATCATCACCATGAGTAGTGCCTTCTCGCACtccttcacgtgcgaccgcgagcactacAAGCTCACCACTacggtcgtcaactcgtccgagctcccgcGGCTTGGGGAATCATCAATCCTGGCAGTCTCAGACTGTAaccaaccaacctcctcgatggccttccaacCGCTCGacgaaaccaaggtggtgggaatcgaccccatcgacccaaccaagacggttcggatcaggacccagctcccggccaaatag
- the LOC136529606 gene encoding uncharacterized protein, whose translation MFNTASQTLICACKTCSNRVVKTSAPWPSSWTGIYRMDLCASLLAIATRSAVDSELTRKLRSGRRPGIGVERMAFMRYRALPQGELTVEEFRAWLAQFDADRDGRISREELQHGLRSLNVWFAWWKARDGVRAADANRDGGVQGEDEVARLFAFAQRHLHVKITQLGYY comes from the coding sequence ATGTTCAACACGGCCAGCCAAACTCTGATCTGCGCGTGCAAAACGTGCAGTAACCGAGTCGTAAAAACCTCAGCGCCGTGGCCCTCCTCTTGGACCGGTATATATAGGATGGACCTGTGTGCGTCGCTACTTGCAATTGCAACTCGATCAGCAGTAGACTCAGAGCTCACTCGCAAGCTAAGGAGCGGTCGCCGGCCGGGCATCGGCGTTGAGAGGATGGCGTTCATGCGGTACCGCGCGCTGCCGCAGGGGGAGCTGACGGTGGAGGAGTTCCGGGCGTGGCTGGCGCAGTTCGACGCGGACCGCGACGGGCGGATCAGCAGGGAGGAGCTGCAGCACGGGCTGCGGAGCCTCAACGTGTGGTTCGCGTGGTGGAAGGCGCGGGACGGCGTGCGCGCCGCCGACGCCAACCGCGACGGCGGCGTGCAGGGGGAGGACGAGGTGGCCCGGCTCTTCGCCTTCGCGCAGAGGCACCTCCACGTCAAGATCACCCAGCTCGGCTACTACTGA